Proteins found in one Thermaerobacter subterraneus DSM 13965 genomic segment:
- a CDS encoding SDR family oxidoreductase — translation MPGRLQDKVAIVTGASRGIGEAISRGFVAEGARVVGVARSAGVLEALARDLAAAGAGGRFVPRVADVTSAAAAREVVRETLERWGRIDILVNNAGVGHFAPVAELDEAAWDEMMAVNLKAPFLWSQAVLPHMMERRDGHIIMISSVAGTTTFVNGAGYCASKWGLMALADTLRQEVRPYELRVTAVCPGSVQTHFGGTPPRDYSLRPEDVAHTVLEVAAAPRRVVYGTVIVRPLVPADRQ, via the coding sequence ATGCCAGGACGACTGCAGGACAAGGTGGCCATCGTGACAGGGGCCAGCCGAGGGATCGGCGAGGCCATCAGCCGCGGGTTTGTCGCCGAGGGGGCCAGGGTCGTGGGTGTCGCCCGGTCGGCCGGCGTCCTTGAGGCCCTTGCGCGGGATCTGGCGGCGGCCGGCGCCGGGGGCCGGTTCGTCCCGCGGGTGGCCGACGTCACCTCGGCGGCGGCCGCCCGGGAGGTGGTGCGGGAGACCCTGGAGCGCTGGGGCCGCATCGACATCCTGGTGAACAACGCCGGGGTGGGCCATTTCGCGCCGGTGGCCGAGCTGGACGAAGCGGCCTGGGACGAGATGATGGCCGTCAACCTCAAGGCGCCCTTCCTCTGGAGCCAGGCGGTGCTGCCCCATATGATGGAGCGGCGGGACGGTCACATCATCATGATCTCGTCGGTGGCCGGGACCACCACCTTCGTCAACGGCGCCGGGTACTGCGCGTCCAAGTGGGGCCTGATGGCGCTGGCCGATACGCTGCGCCAGGAGGTGCGTCCCTACGAGCTGCGGGTGACCGCCGTCTGCCCGGGTTCGGTGCAGACCCACTTCGGCGGCACGCCGCCCCGGGATTATTCCCTGCGCCCGGAGGACGTGGCCCACACCGTCCTGGAAGTGGCCGCGGCCCCGCGCCGGGTGGTCTACGGCACGGTGATCGTGCGGCCCCTGGTCCCGGCGGACCGCCAGTGA
- a CDS encoding UvrD-helicase domain-containing protein has protein sequence MSPAAGQAASRRRWTDAQLQAICLRGRNLLVSAAAGSGKTSVLVERILRRLLDPASPVEIDRLLVVTFTEAAAAEMKERIRNRLEQALAEHPGDARLRRQLALLGRASISTVHSFCLRITRQYFYRLGLDPATRVAGEHEAQLLRFEVLDEVFERRYAQAAPDFLALVEAYGGGRGDESLRKLVLDLYDSAYARPWPEAWLDGLARMYRDGASALEQSTWFAVARQGLVRAFQRHARRLAGLAAQCRQPGGPAVWAETLEDDARRLEALARELEGAGWEAAGRLVAQAAGDWPRLPRNPQSQDPMHARIQKGRNQVKDQVRDLAQGMWSRAPAEVAADLARLQSYVQTLVDLCRDFARSLQAAKRDRGLMDFADMEHYALQVLADPEAPAGILRPSPVARELRRFFQEVLVDEYQDINPLQDAILQLVAGDGEEVPFNLFMVGDVKQSIYAFRQAEPAIFLARYRAYPPAPGPGDAAGGGASGGGAAPARGPETAGGAAGVEPPGAGDPEAASGRGWRIDLNANFRSRPAVLAAVNDLFRRIMVPELGGLAYDEEARLNPGAPYPDLPPGASGGEAPVEVYLLERKPEALDEDWPDRLEGGAGFDPAGSLPPGTAGARTGGTGTRRADPEETPAEPPAGDEDDGLSVEEAADLTALEQEARLVAWRIRELVEGTGRQPPLLIWDPEQNAYRPVRYRDVVVLLRSARLRASTFVEVLDREGVPVYSRSRTGYLVAPEVEVMLALLQVLDNPRQDIALAAVLRSPVVGLGARDLARIRLAGPGLSFYEAACRVAGWDPEAEAPVGAAGQDLEGLSPSQDAGSAAHGRSAAGVDAGASTTVREAGGDGEAAQDPLAARLRRFLADLSRWRSAARRYPLSRVIQQLYDETGILAYVSGLPAGEQRRANLEALRDRARQFDQFARQGLFRFLRFIDRLRERGDDLGTAPALGENDDVVRVMTIHQSKGLEFPVVVVADLGVEFQFDRGHALIHRDLGLGLKVADPDLRIRYPSLAYEAVRTQQRLDTLAEELRILYVALTRARERLILVGSARDLPASAARWWAAAGGALAGGDRPLPAEAVEGATRYLDWLGPALIPHPDAAPLRQLAMAPSPLEPAAGSEGLAREGWTSRWRWTVWLRPPATPGAAAGPSAVPGPQDPESIHAERPADGQRDEPVAPAPPGTGQGTGGTPAPSWLEPLVRGQPLPAGAVDGPAVEALRRRLRWRYPYAPLANRFAKRSVSELKGQDDPEWQAYALPADLRRGLRQPRLHWNGTPPGAEPARPDEPATAAAVTGAARGTATHRVLQHLDLAGPMDRRSIERQIESLVARRLLAPAEAAAVDVAALARFFAGPLGRRLLHRPDRVYREWMFTLGVPAVEMYPDLVPALEAAAQETGVQEAGAEKAGRMPARSVPAGDLVVVQGIVDCFVDEEDGLLLLDFKTDEPRQRSIEQLAAFYAGQVRFYRRALAEITGRPVKEAYLCFLATGDAVPVG, from the coding sequence ATGAGTCCGGCGGCCGGTCAGGCGGCTTCCCGCCGCCGCTGGACGGATGCCCAGCTGCAAGCCATCTGCCTGCGGGGACGGAACCTGCTGGTCAGCGCGGCGGCGGGTTCCGGCAAGACGTCCGTCCTGGTCGAGCGCATCCTTCGCCGGTTGCTGGACCCCGCCAGCCCGGTGGAGATCGACCGGTTGCTGGTGGTGACCTTCACCGAGGCGGCCGCCGCGGAGATGAAGGAGCGGATCCGGAACCGGCTCGAGCAAGCCCTGGCCGAACATCCCGGCGACGCCCGGCTGAGGCGGCAACTGGCCTTGCTGGGGCGCGCCAGCATCTCCACCGTCCACTCCTTCTGCCTGCGGATCACGCGGCAGTACTTCTACCGCCTGGGGCTTGACCCCGCGACCCGGGTGGCCGGCGAGCACGAGGCCCAGCTGCTGCGCTTCGAGGTCCTGGACGAGGTGTTCGAGCGGAGGTATGCCCAGGCCGCTCCCGATTTCCTGGCGCTGGTCGAGGCGTACGGCGGCGGCCGCGGTGACGAGTCCCTGCGGAAGCTGGTCCTCGACCTGTACGATAGCGCCTATGCCCGGCCGTGGCCCGAGGCGTGGCTGGACGGGCTGGCCCGGATGTACCGGGACGGCGCCTCCGCCCTGGAGCAGAGCACCTGGTTTGCCGTGGCCCGGCAGGGGCTGGTGAGGGCCTTCCAGCGCCACGCCCGCCGCCTGGCGGGCCTGGCCGCCCAGTGCCGGCAGCCCGGCGGCCCGGCGGTGTGGGCCGAAACCCTGGAGGACGATGCCCGGCGCCTGGAGGCCCTGGCGCGGGAACTGGAGGGGGCCGGCTGGGAGGCTGCCGGCCGGCTGGTGGCCCAGGCGGCCGGGGACTGGCCGCGCTTGCCCCGCAACCCCCAGTCCCAGGATCCGATGCATGCTCGCATCCAGAAGGGACGCAACCAGGTCAAGGACCAGGTCCGGGATCTGGCCCAGGGAATGTGGAGCCGCGCTCCCGCGGAGGTGGCCGCCGACCTGGCGCGGCTGCAGTCCTACGTCCAGACCCTGGTGGACCTGTGCCGGGATTTTGCCCGGTCCCTGCAGGCCGCCAAGCGCGACCGGGGTCTCATGGACTTCGCCGACATGGAGCACTATGCCCTCCAGGTCCTGGCGGATCCGGAGGCGCCCGCCGGCATCCTCCGCCCGTCGCCCGTGGCCCGGGAGCTGCGCCGGTTCTTCCAGGAGGTCCTGGTGGACGAGTACCAGGACATCAACCCGCTGCAGGACGCCATCCTCCAGCTGGTGGCCGGTGATGGCGAGGAGGTTCCCTTCAACCTCTTCATGGTGGGGGACGTCAAGCAGAGCATTTACGCATTTCGCCAGGCCGAGCCGGCCATCTTCCTGGCCCGCTACCGGGCGTACCCGCCGGCGCCGGGGCCGGGCGATGCCGCCGGAGGCGGTGCCAGCGGAGGCGGAGCGGCCCCGGCCCGCGGTCCGGAAACGGCCGGCGGGGCGGCCGGGGTGGAACCGCCTGGCGCCGGGGACCCGGAAGCGGCCTCGGGCCGTGGCTGGCGCATCGACCTCAACGCCAATTTCCGCAGCAGGCCGGCGGTCCTGGCGGCGGTCAACGACCTCTTCCGCCGCATCATGGTGCCGGAACTGGGCGGCCTGGCCTACGACGAGGAAGCCCGGCTCAACCCCGGTGCCCCGTACCCGGACCTGCCTCCGGGGGCTTCCGGCGGGGAGGCGCCCGTTGAGGTCTACCTTCTCGAGCGGAAGCCCGAGGCCCTGGATGAGGACTGGCCGGACCGCCTCGAGGGAGGGGCCGGTTTCGACCCTGCCGGGTCCCTGCCGCCCGGCACCGCCGGCGCCAGGACCGGCGGCACCGGGACCCGCAGGGCCGACCCGGAGGAAACCCCGGCCGAGCCGCCGGCCGGGGACGAGGATGACGGCCTGAGCGTCGAGGAAGCGGCGGACCTGACGGCCCTGGAACAGGAAGCCCGGCTGGTGGCGTGGCGGATTCGGGAGCTGGTCGAAGGCACCGGCCGGCAGCCGCCGCTGCTCATCTGGGATCCCGAACAGAATGCCTATCGCCCGGTCCGGTATCGGGACGTGGTGGTCCTGTTGCGCAGTGCCCGCCTGCGGGCCTCGACTTTCGTCGAGGTGCTGGACCGGGAGGGTGTACCCGTCTATTCCCGCTCCCGCACGGGTTACCTGGTGGCTCCCGAGGTCGAAGTCATGCTGGCCCTGCTGCAGGTGCTGGACAACCCGCGGCAGGACATTGCCCTGGCGGCCGTCCTGCGCTCGCCGGTGGTGGGACTTGGCGCCCGTGATCTGGCCCGCATCCGCCTGGCTGGACCCGGCCTGTCCTTTTATGAAGCAGCTTGCCGGGTGGCCGGATGGGATCCCGAAGCTGAGGCTCCGGTGGGCGCGGCGGGGCAGGACCTGGAGGGCCTCTCCCCGTCGCAGGACGCCGGCAGTGCAGCCCACGGCCGCAGTGCCGCTGGGGTCGACGCCGGTGCAAGCACCACGGTCCGGGAGGCCGGCGGGGATGGGGAAGCGGCTCAGGACCCGCTGGCCGCCCGCCTGCGGCGGTTCCTGGCCGACCTTTCCCGGTGGCGATCGGCTGCCCGGCGGTACCCGCTCTCCCGGGTCATCCAGCAGCTGTACGACGAGACGGGCATCCTGGCCTACGTGTCGGGCCTGCCCGCAGGGGAGCAGCGGCGGGCCAACCTGGAGGCGCTGCGGGATCGGGCTCGCCAGTTCGACCAGTTCGCGCGGCAGGGCCTCTTCCGCTTCCTGCGGTTCATCGACCGGCTGCGGGAACGGGGGGACGACCTGGGTACCGCACCGGCCCTGGGCGAAAACGACGACGTGGTCCGCGTCATGACCATCCACCAGAGCAAGGGGCTGGAGTTCCCCGTGGTGGTCGTGGCGGACCTGGGGGTCGAGTTCCAGTTCGACCGCGGCCACGCCCTGATCCACCGGGACCTGGGGCTCGGCCTGAAAGTGGCCGACCCGGACCTGCGCATCCGCTACCCCAGCCTGGCCTATGAGGCGGTGCGGACCCAGCAGCGGCTGGACACCCTGGCGGAAGAACTCCGCATCCTCTATGTCGCCCTGACCCGGGCCCGGGAACGGCTCATCCTGGTGGGGTCCGCCCGGGACCTGCCCGCGTCGGCCGCACGGTGGTGGGCCGCTGCGGGCGGCGCACTGGCCGGTGGCGACCGGCCCCTGCCGGCGGAGGCGGTCGAAGGGGCTACCCGCTACCTGGACTGGCTGGGTCCGGCCCTGATCCCGCACCCCGATGCCGCGCCCCTGCGACAGCTGGCCATGGCCCCCAGCCCGCTGGAGCCGGCTGCGGGCAGCGAGGGGCTGGCCAGGGAGGGGTGGACCTCGCGCTGGCGCTGGACCGTCTGGCTGCGTCCGCCGGCGACGCCGGGTGCGGCGGCGGGACCCTCGGCGGTTCCCGGCCCCCAGGACCCGGAGTCGATTCACGCGGAGAGACCGGCGGACGGGCAACGGGACGAACCGGTGGCGCCGGCGCCACCGGGCACCGGGCAGGGGACCGGTGGCACCCCGGCCCCCAGCTGGCTGGAACCGCTGGTCCGCGGGCAGCCCCTGCCCGCCGGCGCCGTCGACGGCCCAGCGGTCGAGGCCCTGCGCCGGCGGTTGCGCTGGCGGTATCCATACGCGCCTCTGGCCAACCGGTTTGCCAAGCGCTCGGTCAGCGAGCTGAAGGGGCAGGACGATCCGGAGTGGCAGGCATATGCGCTCCCTGCCGACCTGCGGCGGGGCCTGCGCCAGCCCCGCCTCCATTGGAATGGAACGCCCCCGGGGGCGGAGCCCGCCCGGCCGGACGAACCGGCGACGGCTGCCGCGGTGACGGGGGCCGCCCGGGGCACCGCCACCCACCGGGTCCTGCAGCACCTCGACCTGGCCGGCCCGATGGACCGGCGGTCCATCGAACGGCAAATCGAGAGCCTGGTCGCCCGCCGGCTGCTGGCGCCGGCGGAAGCCGCTGCCGTCGACGTCGCAGCCCTGGCGCGGTTCTTTGCCGGCCCGCTGGGCCGGCGCCTTCTGCACCGTCCGGACCGGGTCTACCGCGAGTGGATGTTCACCCTGGGCGTGCCGGCGGTGGAGATGTACCCGGATCTGGTGCCGGCCCTGGAGGCGGCCGCGCAGGAGACCGGTGTGCAGGAGGCGGGTGCAGAGAAGGCCGGCAGGATGCCCGCAAGGTCGGTCCCTGCGGGCGATCTGGTGGTGGTCCAGGGCATCGTGGACTGCTTTGTCGACGAGGAGGACGGCCTGCTCCTGCTGGACTTCAAGACCGACGAGCCACGGCAACGGTCCATCGAACAGCTGGCGGCCTTTTATGCCGGTCAGGTGCGCTTCTACCGGCGGGCGCTGGCGGAGATCACAGGCCGTCCCGTCAAGGAGGCTTACCTTTGTTTCCTGGCCACGGGGGATGCCGTGCCCGTCGGGTGA
- a CDS encoding PD-(D/E)XK nuclease family protein has translation MSLRLVLGRAGSGKTHYCLEAVAAAEGGHVSGPALVLLVPEQATFQMEQALLAAVRHRTGRAGFARARVASFQRLAWWVQQETGGATRPAVSELGKRLILRALLSREAHRLQLFHRVADRPGFIDRMVTTLAELAAFGIDAEALRRQREAWLAEGREGLLAVKLHDLALLLEAYQGYLEDEGLADPVHALDSVARRLGDCAWLRGARIWVDGFTGFTPGELRVLGALLAVADRVEVTLCLDPAEAAWAVRGQPPGGPGAGATPHGSHDPDAATLFHPTWQTARQLLELARRQRVTVEPAVTLPPEGAGQRLPRFRNPALAHLERELFRFPGRRFTGAPDGITVVAAPDRRSEVAAAAREMLRLAREEGYRFRDMVVIVRDLDAYHDLISAACAEHGIPLFIDRRRPVGHHPLVELVRAAVEVVAADWPYEAVFRYLKTDLVPVARGAVDRLENYVLAFGIRGSLWYRGQPWRWRRRFALDEEEADDPAWQAELEAINRIREEATAALRNFHHRVAAARRQPVPVKTLAEAVHQLLLDLDVPGQILRWSEEAERAGDLEAAQEHLQVWNGIGDLLEQAATSLPDLPLTLADFLRVLEAGMEGLRVGLIPPGLDQVVAGSVERSRHPSARVAFLLGATDDAFPRRIDDDAIFTDGEREELAQAGLELNPPGRIRALHEQYHAYVALTRARDRLWVSYPLGDEEGRAITPAWLTRRLRVLFPALAVTPAVVEGPEGVATASQAVDQLVRMLGRQAGSPAAGEPAAAGWRILYQWAVTEPEARPRALQALQSLVHSNQVEPLGQDLARQLYARPRGPEWEVRTSVSRLERLAACPFQHFAAHGLGLKEREISRLDAPQLGRIYHAALSLLARRVWERGLDWADLDEEALEQLVGEAVEALRPRLAEELATSTAYQKHLLATARRTLVKTASRLAHHARQGRFRPVAVEVDFGPESPVLPAAPWRVGPGEHLALRGRIDRIDAASSPSGRWFLRVIDYKSSSRDLPLDRVYYGLSLQLPLYLLVATRAGRRLLSNMPGVRGPTAGAPASDPEPAGLLFFPVHDPYLDVKGPLDAGEIARLRAVKQLRPQGWVLDDDEVFDALGPRDQLDTLVPVRFRKDGRPEARSRVLGPERLDALFRHVEGRVRAMAGAMLAGRADVAPYRLRDESPCSTCRFRAVCQFDPRVPGNHYRSIRPLSARDVWERLEGAGGTERDGREGGEGG, from the coding sequence GTGAGCCTGCGGCTGGTCCTGGGCCGGGCGGGGTCCGGGAAGACCCACTACTGCCTGGAAGCGGTGGCTGCAGCCGAAGGCGGGCATGTTTCCGGACCCGCCCTTGTGCTGCTGGTGCCCGAACAGGCCACCTTTCAGATGGAGCAGGCCCTGCTGGCCGCGGTGCGTCACCGGACAGGACGCGCCGGCTTCGCACGGGCGCGGGTCGCCAGCTTCCAGCGCCTGGCCTGGTGGGTTCAGCAGGAGACGGGCGGTGCCACACGCCCGGCCGTCAGCGAGCTGGGCAAGCGCTTGATCCTGCGGGCCCTTCTCTCCCGCGAGGCGCACCGCCTGCAGTTGTTTCACCGGGTAGCCGACCGTCCGGGCTTCATCGACCGCATGGTCACCACTCTGGCCGAACTGGCCGCCTTCGGTATCGACGCCGAAGCGCTGCGCCGGCAACGGGAAGCCTGGCTGGCGGAGGGCCGGGAGGGCCTGCTGGCCGTGAAGCTGCACGACCTGGCTCTCCTGTTGGAGGCGTATCAGGGCTACCTGGAGGACGAGGGCCTGGCCGATCCCGTCCATGCCTTGGACAGCGTGGCCCGGCGACTTGGCGACTGCGCCTGGTTGCGGGGGGCCCGGATTTGGGTCGACGGTTTCACAGGCTTCACACCGGGTGAGCTGCGGGTCCTGGGGGCCTTGCTGGCGGTGGCGGACCGGGTCGAGGTGACCCTTTGCCTGGACCCGGCAGAGGCAGCGTGGGCGGTCAGGGGGCAGCCGCCGGGGGGACCCGGTGCGGGCGCGACGCCGCATGGAAGCCATGACCCGGATGCGGCGACCCTGTTCCACCCCACCTGGCAGACGGCCCGCCAGCTGCTAGAACTGGCGCGCCGCCAGCGGGTGACCGTCGAGCCGGCCGTGACGTTGCCGCCGGAGGGCGCGGGCCAGAGGCTGCCCCGCTTTCGCAACCCGGCGCTGGCCCACCTGGAGCGGGAACTCTTCCGGTTCCCGGGACGCCGTTTTACCGGTGCACCGGATGGGATCACGGTGGTGGCGGCGCCGGACCGGCGGTCCGAGGTGGCAGCGGCGGCCCGGGAGATGCTGCGCCTGGCCCGGGAAGAGGGGTACCGGTTCCGGGACATGGTGGTCATCGTCCGGGACCTGGACGCTTACCACGATCTGATCAGTGCGGCTTGCGCCGAGCACGGCATACCCCTTTTCATCGATCGCCGGCGGCCGGTCGGCCATCATCCCCTGGTCGAACTGGTCCGGGCGGCGGTGGAGGTCGTGGCCGCGGACTGGCCCTACGAGGCGGTGTTCCGCTACCTCAAGACGGACCTGGTTCCCGTGGCCCGGGGTGCGGTGGACCGCCTGGAGAACTACGTCCTGGCCTTCGGGATTCGCGGTTCGCTCTGGTACCGCGGCCAGCCGTGGCGCTGGCGGCGCCGCTTCGCCCTGGACGAGGAGGAGGCGGACGATCCGGCCTGGCAGGCGGAACTCGAGGCGATCAACCGGATCCGGGAAGAGGCCACCGCGGCCCTGCGCAACTTCCACCACCGCGTCGCCGCGGCCCGGCGCCAGCCCGTGCCGGTGAAGACCCTGGCGGAGGCGGTTCACCAGCTGCTGCTGGACCTGGACGTGCCCGGCCAGATCCTGCGCTGGAGCGAGGAGGCGGAACGAGCAGGTGATCTGGAGGCCGCCCAGGAGCACCTGCAGGTCTGGAACGGGATCGGCGACCTGCTGGAGCAGGCGGCCACCAGCCTTCCCGATCTTCCCCTGACCCTGGCGGACTTTCTGCGCGTCCTGGAGGCCGGCATGGAGGGGTTACGGGTGGGCTTGATCCCTCCCGGCCTGGACCAGGTGGTGGCCGGCAGCGTGGAACGGTCGCGCCACCCCAGTGCCCGGGTCGCCTTCTTGCTGGGCGCCACCGACGACGCCTTTCCGCGGCGGATCGACGACGACGCCATCTTCACCGACGGGGAGAGGGAGGAGCTGGCCCAGGCCGGCCTGGAGCTCAATCCCCCGGGCCGCATCCGGGCCCTGCACGAGCAGTACCACGCCTACGTCGCCCTGACGCGGGCAAGGGACCGGCTCTGGGTCAGCTATCCCCTGGGTGACGAGGAGGGGCGGGCCATCACGCCGGCCTGGCTGACCCGCCGCCTGCGGGTGTTGTTCCCCGCCCTCGCGGTGACGCCGGCGGTAGTGGAGGGGCCCGAGGGTGTGGCCACGGCCTCCCAGGCCGTTGACCAGCTGGTGCGGATGCTGGGACGCCAAGCCGGTTCGCCCGCAGCCGGCGAGCCGGCCGCAGCGGGGTGGCGAATCCTCTACCAGTGGGCGGTGACCGAGCCGGAGGCCCGCCCTCGGGCTTTGCAGGCCCTCCAGTCCCTGGTCCATTCCAACCAGGTGGAACCGCTGGGCCAGGATCTGGCCCGCCAGCTCTATGCGCGGCCCCGGGGCCCGGAATGGGAGGTCCGGACCAGCGTCAGCCGCCTGGAGCGGCTGGCCGCCTGTCCCTTTCAGCACTTTGCCGCCCACGGCCTGGGGCTAAAGGAGCGGGAGATCAGCCGCCTGGACGCGCCGCAACTGGGCCGGATCTACCACGCCGCCCTGAGCCTGCTGGCGCGGCGGGTGTGGGAACGGGGTCTGGACTGGGCTGACCTGGATGAGGAGGCGCTGGAACAGCTGGTGGGAGAGGCGGTGGAAGCCCTCCGGCCCCGCCTGGCGGAAGAGCTTGCCACCAGCACCGCCTACCAGAAGCACCTGCTGGCCACCGCCCGGCGGACTCTGGTCAAGACGGCCTCGCGCCTGGCCCACCATGCGCGCCAGGGTCGCTTCCGGCCGGTGGCCGTGGAGGTGGATTTCGGGCCCGAGAGTCCCGTGCTGCCGGCCGCGCCGTGGAGGGTAGGACCCGGCGAGCACCTGGCGCTGCGGGGCCGGATCGACCGGATCGACGCGGCCTCCAGCCCGTCGGGGCGCTGGTTCCTCCGCGTCATCGATTACAAGAGCAGTTCCCGCGACCTGCCCCTGGACCGGGTCTACTACGGCCTGTCCCTGCAGCTGCCCTTGTACCTGCTGGTGGCCACCCGGGCCGGGCGGCGCCTGCTGAGCAACATGCCGGGCGTGCGCGGCCCCACCGCCGGTGCGCCGGCCTCCGACCCCGAGCCGGCGGGGCTGCTCTTCTTCCCCGTCCATGACCCGTACCTGGACGTCAAGGGCCCCCTCGACGCCGGGGAGATCGCCCGGCTCCGGGCCGTCAAGCAGTTGCGGCCCCAGGGGTGGGTGCTGGACGACGACGAGGTCTTCGATGCCCTGGGGCCCCGCGATCAGCTCGATACCCTGGTGCCGGTCCGGTTCCGCAAAGACGGGCGGCCCGAGGCCCGCTCCCGGGTGCTGGGCCCCGAGCGGCTTGACGCCCTCTTCCGGCACGTGGAGGGCCGCGTGCGGGCCATGGCCGGCGCGATGCTGGCGGGGCGGGCGGATGTGGCTCCCTACCGTCTCCGGGACGAATCGCCCTGCAGCACCTGCCGCTTCCGGGCCGTGTGCCAGTTCGACCCGAGGGTCCCCGGAAACCACTACCGGTCCATCCGGCCCCTGAGCGCCCGGGACGTCTGGGAACGCCTCGAGGGGGCCGGCGGGACGGAGAGGGACGGCCGGGAAGGAGGGGAAGGTGGATGA